In Emcibacteraceae bacterium, a single window of DNA contains:
- a CDS encoding TadE/TadG family type IV pilus assembly protein: protein MAANLTKWFTKFARNEKGATVVEYALILPVFLVLTLGSMEIGRILMVYSALEGAVTESTRISITGNIPDGYATTEDYIKDYVKDSLENFGIDAGVNISMKVYDSFSDIGSAEPFTDENADLICNNGEFYTDVNGNNTWDEDMGANGAGGEENIMVMEIDVALPYMMHGIIDAFSHEENINLSTSTAVRNEPYGGIAWEPSDTVRSCN, encoded by the coding sequence ATGGCTGCTAATCTGACAAAGTGGTTTACCAAATTTGCAAGAAATGAAAAAGGGGCAACTGTCGTTGAATATGCCCTTATACTTCCTGTTTTTCTTGTTCTTACGTTAGGGTCAATGGAAATAGGGCGCATTCTGATGGTTTATTCGGCTCTTGAGGGGGCCGTAACAGAATCCACACGGATTTCCATTACCGGTAATATTCCGGATGGCTACGCAACGACAGAAGACTATATCAAGGATTATGTCAAAGATTCCCTTGAAAATTTCGGCATAGATGCCGGTGTCAATATAAGCATGAAAGTCTATGACAGTTTTTCCGACATTGGATCTGCTGAACCCTTCACTGATGAAAATGCTGACCTCATTTGCAATAACGGTGAATTTTATACCGATGTCAATGGAAACAACACCTGGGACGAGGATATGGGGGCAAATGGTGCCGGCGGCGAAGAAAATATTATGGTCATGGAAATTGACGTCGCCCTTCCCTATATGATGCACGGCATTATTGATGCTTTCAGTCATGAAGAAAATATCAATCTGTCTACGTCAACCGCTGTCCGAAATGAACCATATGGTGGCATCGCCTGGGAACCAAGCGATACCGTAAGATCATGCAACTAG
- a CDS encoding VOC family protein has protein sequence MLDKRARHHKINYIEFAATNLEATKKFFNDVFGWEFTDYGPDYTAYEGRGIDCGFYQAEKVSDSSNGAALPVFYSENLEESERRIIRAGGTIVREIFDFPGGRRFQFREPSGNELGVWSDIT, from the coding sequence GTGCTGGATAAACGTGCGCGGCATCATAAGATTAATTATATCGAATTTGCTGCAACCAATCTTGAAGCGACAAAGAAATTTTTTAATGACGTATTCGGCTGGGAATTCACAGATTACGGACCAGACTATACGGCTTATGAAGGACGTGGCATTGATTGCGGTTTTTATCAGGCTGAAAAAGTATCCGACTCTTCTAATGGAGCGGCATTACCGGTTTTTTACAGCGAAAACCTGGAAGAGAGTGAACGACGCATCATAAGAGCAGGCGGCACAATTGTTCGGGAAATATTTGACTTTCCCGGTGGCCGCCGGTTTCAGTTTCGTGAACCAAGTGGTAACGAACTTGGTGTCTGGAGTGACATTACCTGA
- the tadF gene encoding tight adherence pilus pseudopilin TadF, with protein sequence MISKSKFLKKIGFRQNKGLQDNVKLSRDQKGVALIEFAVVTPFLTALLMGCIDLTYYLVAHQRISRSAYTMSNLMTQMDKGLTESQVSDMMLALDQVSKPFNISDNGRATITAIIGEGVDGAAATSYSVAWQRCYGPNSSTPSFGAAGSTVDSADIPTNSIVTTSQILVVTEVDYTFEPILGILPLEGHIKYDAYFRPRRGTIENIVADGSAPNSCS encoded by the coding sequence ATGATATCAAAATCAAAATTTTTAAAAAAAATCGGTTTCCGCCAAAATAAAGGCCTTCAGGACAATGTCAAACTGTCTCGGGACCAGAAAGGTGTTGCCCTGATTGAATTTGCGGTTGTGACACCGTTCCTTACTGCCCTGCTGATGGGCTGTATTGATCTGACCTATTATCTTGTGGCTCACCAGCGTATTTCAAGATCAGCCTACACCATGTCCAACCTGATGACACAAATGGATAAGGGACTGACTGAATCCCAGGTAAGCGATATGATGCTCGCCCTTGATCAGGTGAGCAAGCCATTTAATATTTCGGATAACGGCAGAGCAACCATTACCGCCATTATCGGCGAAGGTGTTGATGGCGCTGCTGCCACCAGCTATTCCGTCGCCTGGCAGCGCTGCTATGGTCCGAATTCGTCAACGCCATCATTTGGTGCTGCCGGCAGTACCGTTGATAGTGCCGATATACCGACCAATTCGATTGTAACAACATCGCAAATTCTTGTGGTGACGGAGGTTGACTATACGTTTGAGCCAATCCTCGGCATCCTACCCCTGGAAGGTCATATTAAATATGATGCCTATTTCCGTCCACGCCGGGGAACAATTGAAAATATTGTTGCTGACGGGTCTGCCCCGAACAGCTGTTCCTAA
- the pyc gene encoding pyruvate carboxylase: MNKIKKILIANRGEIAIRIMRAATELGIRTVAIYSHEDRLALHRFKADESYLVGEGLGPVKAYLAGDEILRIAKSVGADAIHPGYGFLSEDPEFADACRNAGLIFVGPEAQAMRDLGNKVAARNMAISAGVPVIPASEPLPKDMKKVHKLADEIGYPIMLKASWGGGGRGMRIIRSEKELENQVNEGQREAANAFGKDEVYLEKMIERARHIEVQILGDTHGNLVHLFERDCSVQRRNQKVIERAPAAFMTTEQREYLCGLAIKLAKSVSYSNAGTVEFLMDADTGKFYFIEVNPRIQVEHTVTEVVTGVDLVKAQILIADGEEIGSKRSGIPKQKNIKLNGFALQCRITTENPEDNFVPDYGRITAYRGATGFGIRLDGGTAYSGAVITRYYDSMLEKITAWAPDPEQAVKRMGRALREFRIRGLATNLNFLENLINHPTFRDGTYTTRFIDQTPELFNFKPRKDRATKLLNFIAEVTVNGNKEVKGRRLPIESPTPKAPPPVSADIPEGSRDIFEKLGAEGFAKWMLDQKRLLMTDTTMRDAHQSLLATRMRTYDMVKIAPAYAQKMSGLLSLECWGGATFDVAMRFLNESPWERIREIRAAAPNILTQMLLRASNGVGYTNYPDNVIQYFIKKTAESGIDIFRVFDSLNWVENMRIAMDAVIESGKICEGTVCYTGDIDDPDRAKYSLKYYVNMAKELEKAGAHILGLKDMAGLLKPAAATRLITALKNEVSIPVHFHTHDTSGISAASVLAAAVAGVDAADAAMDSFSGLTSQPNLGSIVAALKSGDRDTGLDSATIRTISDYWELVRRQYMAFESDIRAGASEVYLHEMPGGQFTNLKEQARSMGLEERWHEVARTYAEVNQMFGDIVKVTPSSKVVGDMAIMMVSGNLTRADVENPDKDIAFPASVVSLFKGELGQTVGGFPKDLQKKILKGEKPLTERPGKSLPPADLEKLRAEAKKATGNEINDFDLSSYLMYPKVYTDFAETRNQFGPISHLPTKVFFYGMEPFEEIMVDLEAGKTLVIHCQAISGVHEDGTVEVFFELNGQPRVIRVRKNDATVAIKVNKKADSGNANHIGAPLPGMVSNIAVQAGQKVTKGDLLLSIEAMKMETTLHAEKDGRIAELLVGVGDQVDAKDLLIVMGAD; this comes from the coding sequence ATGAATAAAATTAAGAAAATACTGATCGCAAACCGGGGCGAAATTGCTATCCGGATAATGCGGGCAGCGACGGAACTTGGAATAAGAACTGTTGCAATATATTCACATGAAGACCGGCTGGCGCTTCACCGTTTTAAAGCTGATGAAAGCTATCTGGTCGGGGAAGGGCTCGGGCCGGTAAAGGCCTATCTTGCCGGAGACGAAATATTGCGAATTGCCAAATCGGTTGGTGCTGATGCCATACATCCGGGATATGGCTTTTTATCTGAGGATCCTGAATTTGCTGATGCCTGCCGTAATGCCGGGTTAATTTTTGTTGGCCCTGAAGCACAGGCCATGCGTGATCTTGGCAATAAAGTTGCCGCGCGTAACATGGCAATCAGCGCTGGTGTTCCGGTTATTCCTGCATCAGAGCCACTCCCAAAAGATATGAAAAAAGTTCATAAACTTGCTGATGAAATTGGCTACCCGATCATGCTTAAGGCCAGTTGGGGTGGCGGTGGCCGCGGTATGCGTATTATCCGCAGTGAAAAAGAACTTGAAAACCAGGTCAATGAAGGCCAGCGTGAAGCGGCCAATGCCTTTGGCAAGGATGAAGTCTATCTTGAAAAAATGATTGAACGGGCCCGCCATATCGAGGTTCAGATACTGGGGGATACACACGGAAACCTTGTTCATCTTTTCGAGCGGGACTGTTCGGTTCAGCGCCGCAATCAGAAAGTGATTGAGCGGGCGCCGGCCGCTTTCATGACCACGGAGCAAAGGGAATATTTATGTGGCCTTGCCATAAAGCTTGCTAAATCAGTCAGTTATTCCAATGCAGGAACCGTTGAGTTTCTGATGGATGCCGACACGGGCAAGTTTTATTTTATCGAAGTAAACCCGAGAATTCAGGTCGAACATACTGTAACAGAAGTGGTAACCGGTGTTGATCTTGTCAAGGCGCAGATTTTAATCGCCGATGGTGAAGAAATTGGCAGTAAAAGATCCGGTATTCCAAAACAGAAAAATATCAAGCTTAACGGCTTTGCCCTTCAGTGCCGGATAACCACGGAAAATCCGGAAGATAATTTTGTGCCTGATTATGGCCGGATTACCGCCTATCGCGGGGCGACCGGTTTTGGCATTCGACTTGACGGGGGAACGGCTTACTCCGGGGCAGTGATCACCCGCTATTATGACAGTATGCTTGAAAAAATTACGGCCTGGGCGCCGGACCCGGAGCAGGCAGTAAAAAGAATGGGACGGGCGCTTCGTGAATTCCGAATTCGGGGTCTTGCCACCAATCTGAACTTCCTGGAAAATCTGATCAATCACCCCACATTCAGGGACGGGACCTATACCACAAGATTTATTGATCAGACGCCTGAGCTGTTTAATTTCAAACCGCGTAAGGACCGGGCAACAAAGCTTCTGAATTTCATTGCCGAAGTCACGGTAAACGGGAATAAGGAAGTGAAGGGAAGACGGCTTCCGATTGAAAGCCCGACCCCTAAAGCGCCGCCACCGGTCAGTGCGGATATTCCGGAAGGAAGCCGGGATATTTTTGAAAAACTGGGTGCGGAAGGGTTTGCCAAATGGATGCTCGATCAAAAACGGCTGCTTATGACCGACACCACGATGCGGGATGCCCATCAGTCACTGCTGGCAACACGGATGCGTACCTATGATATGGTAAAAATTGCCCCGGCCTATGCCCAGAAAATGTCAGGGCTTCTCAGTCTTGAATGCTGGGGCGGGGCAACATTTGATGTGGCGATGCGGTTTTTAAATGAAAGCCCGTGGGAGCGGATCAGGGAAATTCGCGCCGCAGCCCCCAATATTCTGACACAGATGCTGCTTAGGGCATCCAACGGTGTCGGCTATACAAATTATCCGGACAATGTCATTCAGTATTTTATTAAAAAAACAGCAGAATCCGGTATTGATATTTTCAGGGTATTTGACAGCCTGAACTGGGTTGAAAATATGCGCATTGCCATGGATGCGGTCATTGAAAGCGGTAAAATCTGTGAAGGAACCGTCTGCTATACCGGGGATATTGATGACCCGGACCGGGCAAAATACAGCCTCAAATATTATGTCAATATGGCAAAAGAGCTTGAAAAAGCCGGGGCACATATTCTTGGACTTAAGGATATGGCCGGTCTCTTAAAGCCGGCGGCAGCGACAAGGCTGATCACCGCCCTTAAAAATGAGGTCAGTATACCGGTTCATTTCCATACCCATGATACCAGCGGGATCAGTGCGGCGAGTGTCCTTGCCGCGGCCGTAGCAGGTGTTGATGCGGCGGACGCCGCGATGGACAGTTTCAGTGGACTTACTTCACAGCCAAATCTTGGATCAATAGTCGCGGCACTTAAAAGTGGTGACCGTGATACCGGACTTGACAGTGCGACAATCCGCACAATTAGTGATTATTGGGAACTGGTCCGCCGTCAGTATATGGCATTTGAAAGTGATATTCGTGCCGGTGCTTCAGAAGTTTATCTGCATGAAATGCCGGGTGGGCAGTTTACCAATCTTAAGGAACAGGCCCGTAGCATGGGGCTTGAAGAACGCTGGCATGAGGTGGCAAGAACCTATGCCGAAGTGAACCAGATGTTTGGGGATATTGTCAAGGTAACCCCGTCTTCAAAAGTGGTTGGGGATATGGCGATTATGATGGTGTCAGGAAACTTGACCCGTGCAGACGTGGAAAACCCGGACAAGGATATTGCGTTTCCGGCCAGCGTTGTCAGCCTGTTTAAGGGTGAGCTGGGACAGACAGTCGGTGGATTTCCAAAAGACTTACAGAAAAAAATTCTGAAAGGGGAAAAGCCGCTGACCGAACGGCCGGGAAAAAGTCTACCGCCAGCGGATCTGGAAAAACTGCGGGCCGAGGCAAAAAAAGCGACCGGCAATGAAATAAACGATTTTGATCTGTCCTCTTATCTGATGTATCCGAAGGTCTATACGGATTTTGCCGAAACCCGTAATCAGTTTGGACCGATCAGCCATCTTCCGACCAAAGTATTTTTCTATGGTATGGAGCCGTTTGAGGAAATCATGGTTGACCTTGAAGCCGGGAAAACCCTTGTCATTCATTGTCAGGCGATAAGCGGTGTTCATGAAGATGGCACTGTCGAAGTGTTTTTTGAACTGAACGGTCAGCCGAGGGTTATCAGGGTCAGAAAGAACGATGCGACTGTAGCGATCAAGGTCAATAAAAAAGCCGATAGCGGCAATGCCAACCATATCGGTGCACCGCTTCCGGGGATGGTTTCAAATATTGCCGTTCAGGCTGGACAGAAAGTGACCAAGGGTGATTTGCTGCTCAGCATTGAGGCGATGAAAATGGAAACCACCCTTCACGCTGAAAAAGACGGCAGAATTGCTGAATTGCTCGTCGGTGTTGGCGACCAGGTGGATGCCAAGGATTTGCTGATTGTAATGGGCGCTGATTAA
- a CDS encoding universal stress protein, whose protein sequence is MFKTILIPIGSDEEAETRIKAGVILGKKFSSHLKGFHAVPTLKSLEQLTPYAYYSYDLYTQIWETQKQKAEEQKKHFLDYMKKNYDDYEWREAQGDFMRSFKLVSRSCDLTIISQGEDTYSDVMGSMARFMMESSLPVLAVPSGGLDKKVGTNIMIAWDASAEAARAVHDAMPFLLKSEEVTVVTINEDRKHNSQLDDICSMLERSGVKAKGVEEGEYPDRSERLLQLANEWDIDLIVAGAWGHKRLLEIIFGGVTKALFTNQEIAVFFSH, encoded by the coding sequence ATGTTTAAAACCATTTTGATACCCATTGGCAGTGACGAAGAAGCGGAAACAAGGATAAAGGCGGGCGTTATTCTGGGAAAGAAATTTTCTTCACATCTAAAAGGCTTCCATGCCGTCCCCACTCTTAAATCTTTGGAACAGCTCACACCCTATGCCTATTATTCATACGATCTTTACACGCAAATATGGGAAACCCAGAAACAAAAGGCGGAAGAGCAGAAAAAACATTTTCTCGATTATATGAAGAAAAATTATGATGATTATGAATGGCGGGAAGCACAAGGCGATTTTATGCGGTCCTTTAAACTCGTCTCCAGATCATGTGACCTGACCATTATAAGCCAGGGAGAAGACACCTATTCCGATGTTATGGGATCAATGGCCCGGTTTATGATGGAAAGCTCCCTTCCCGTTCTTGCTGTTCCCTCGGGCGGACTTGATAAAAAAGTGGGCACCAATATCATGATAGCCTGGGATGCCAGCGCAGAAGCCGCCCGCGCCGTACATGATGCCATGCCATTTCTTTTGAAATCAGAAGAGGTTACAGTTGTTACAATTAATGAAGATCGCAAACATAATAGCCAACTGGACGATATCTGCTCTATGCTGGAACGGTCAGGCGTAAAGGCAAAAGGCGTGGAAGAAGGTGAATATCCGGACCGTTCTGAAAGACTGCTTCAACTGGCCAATGAATGGGATATTGATCTGATTGTTGCCGGAGCGTGGGGACATAAACGCCTGCTTGAAATAATTTTTGGGGGTGTTACCAAAGCACTCTTTACCAATCAGGAAATAGCCGTTTTCTTTTCCCATTAG
- a CDS encoding tetratricopeptide repeat protein, producing MQKVIIISFIYLLAISTLMAKPSDQDIDASVKEYDLANIAMMKEQDQDAYEHLKSAVKLDPGNSTYLNGAGYMAMKLGEYNNSLDFLHKALEIDKKDFGDNHPNVASILNNIGSVNSKMGEHDKALEYYNKAYTIMESSLGENHPQTQTVKKIRDEEKKKTL from the coding sequence ATGCAAAAAGTCATCATTATCAGTTTTATTTACCTGCTCGCGATCTCAACTCTCATGGCCAAACCCAGTGATCAGGATATTGATGCTTCTGTCAAAGAATATGACCTTGCAAACATTGCCATGATGAAAGAGCAGGATCAGGACGCCTATGAGCATTTAAAATCCGCTGTCAAACTTGATCCCGGCAATTCTACCTATTTAAATGGGGCGGGCTATATGGCCATGAAACTGGGTGAGTACAACAATTCATTGGATTTTTTGCATAAAGCTCTGGAAATAGACAAAAAGGATTTTGGCGATAATCATCCCAATGTGGCCTCTATCCTCAACAATATCGGCTCAGTAAACAGTAAAATGGGAGAACACGATAAAGCTCTGGAATATTATAACAAAGCTTACACAATCATGGAAAGCAGCCTGGGAGAAAATCATCCGCAGACACAGACGGTAAAAAAAATAAGAGACGAGGAAAAAAAGAAAACCCTCTAA
- a CDS encoding pilus assembly protein TadG-related protein, producing the protein MFTYFSKFIKIGRELRRNQKGAILFQVALSATVFIGILGIGVDLGRAYLYRSQLSGALDAAALAGAKSFHSATRDAEIQAFFDSNFDSSLMGGQVQTLNIREVDTATKTLEVSTSGTVNTVFMRLFGFDTVSIAADAETTSKQTGLQLVMVLDNTGSMRQYASGTKKIDALKTSAKAMVNNLFGNDATNDKLEIAIVPYVTTVNIGHLLDSSYIDTSTMPASYTYDANNLSKWNGCVEARHTNSDLSAADAYDVKVEHEGVDWVPFLWRPHYDNVYSLSDLNGPNGEVWPAPDYQHEGGSGENVNADGGPNINCPAPVLDFTSTKADLNTYIDSLYYSYNRGGTIANIGMIWGWRMLHTGSPFFNDIAYDDDKMVKAVVLMTDGENWVIDRSSTNPYYDKQDRNSDNDDAWDDDGDGKCPQCVNAQYDGGDETFGYDRRYSGDYSGYGVRDEGRLDGATTQSSSSSAINKRLAYVCSAMKGMGITVYTITFGSGATNTTLKNLYEGCATDSGKYFHAPDAAELDGAFEAIANDLADLRLSK; encoded by the coding sequence ATGTTTACCTATTTTTCTAAATTTATAAAGATTGGCCGTGAATTACGGCGTAATCAAAAGGGGGCCATCCTTTTTCAGGTGGCTCTTTCTGCAACTGTGTTTATTGGTATTCTTGGAATTGGTGTTGATCTTGGAAGGGCATATTTATATCGCTCGCAGCTTTCCGGTGCCCTTGATGCTGCGGCCCTTGCCGGGGCAAAATCATTTCATTCTGCAACGCGGGATGCCGAAATTCAGGCCTTTTTTGACAGCAATTTTGATTCAAGCCTGATGGGCGGTCAAGTCCAGACGCTTAATATCAGAGAAGTGGACACCGCAACCAAAACATTGGAAGTTTCCACTTCAGGCACGGTTAATACTGTTTTTATGCGGCTGTTTGGTTTTGATACGGTGTCCATTGCCGCCGATGCGGAAACCACCAGCAAGCAAACCGGTCTTCAGCTGGTCATGGTGCTGGATAACACAGGGTCTATGAGGCAATATGCTAGCGGAACAAAAAAAATTGATGCTTTAAAAACATCCGCAAAGGCCATGGTTAATAACCTGTTTGGCAATGATGCGACAAATGACAAACTTGAAATAGCCATTGTTCCCTATGTGACGACGGTCAATATCGGGCATTTACTGGACAGTTCATATATTGACACATCAACTATGCCGGCCAGCTATACCTATGATGCCAATAACCTTTCCAAATGGAACGGCTGCGTTGAAGCGCGTCATACCAACAGCGATTTAAGCGCTGCTGATGCCTATGACGTCAAAGTGGAACATGAAGGGGTGGACTGGGTTCCATTCCTGTGGCGGCCGCATTATGACAATGTTTATAGCTTATCGGACTTGAACGGTCCAAATGGTGAAGTCTGGCCCGCACCGGATTATCAGCACGAAGGCGGCAGTGGGGAAAATGTCAATGCGGATGGCGGGCCCAATATTAACTGCCCGGCGCCGGTGCTGGATTTTACATCCACCAAAGCGGATCTGAATACCTATATCGACAGTCTTTATTATTCCTATAACCGTGGCGGTACTATTGCCAATATCGGGATGATCTGGGGCTGGCGAATGCTCCATACCGGATCACCGTTTTTTAACGATATCGCCTATGATGATGACAAAATGGTTAAAGCTGTGGTTCTTATGACCGACGGTGAGAATTGGGTAATAGATAGAAGTTCAACCAATCCCTATTATGATAAGCAAGACCGTAATAGTGATAATGATGATGCCTGGGATGATGACGGTGATGGCAAATGTCCGCAATGTGTAAATGCTCAATATGATGGTGGCGATGAAACATTCGGGTATGATCGTAGGTATAGTGGGGATTATTCGGGCTATGGTGTTCGGGATGAGGGCCGCCTTGATGGTGCGACAACTCAGTCTTCCTCAAGTAGCGCCATTAATAAAAGGTTAGCCTATGTCTGTTCGGCCATGAAAGGGATGGGGATTACTGTTTATACAATTACCTTTGGCAGCGGTGCAACCAACACAACTCTTAAAAACCTTTATGAAGGGTGCGCCACAGACAGCGGTAAATATTTTCATGCGCCGGATGCAGCGGAGCTTGACGGTGCCTTTGAGGCAATTGCAAACGATCTTGCTGATTTAAGATTGAGTAAGTAA
- a CDS encoding universal stress protein has product MYKTILIPVNGVERSMPLQKAAMEVGSLFTSHVTGLHIVPSLQSLQSIADHQFVSFEIYQQLMENETELAEKDKAAFNAFFGGSTVNYEWVETEGHFGHIMKHHARTSDLAIVPQGEDQLGDVMGDIPDFILNSGIASLAVPRERREKSFAQNIFIAWNSSKESIQAIHAALPLLKLAKNVTVLSVCEENKDEVKTADICKNLARHDVNISGMTIPLHVNPGAKILEVCLEKRADLIVSGAWAHSRLTELIYGGVTKTLFNNQQIPVLFAH; this is encoded by the coding sequence ATGTATAAAACAATTCTCATCCCTGTAAATGGTGTCGAAAGATCAATGCCTTTACAAAAAGCGGCAATGGAGGTCGGAAGCCTGTTTACGTCACACGTGACCGGACTTCATATTGTTCCAAGTCTACAGTCACTTCAGAGTATAGCGGATCATCAGTTTGTCTCATTTGAAATTTATCAGCAGCTTATGGAAAATGAAACCGAACTGGCTGAAAAAGACAAAGCCGCGTTTAACGCGTTTTTTGGTGGCTCAACTGTAAATTATGAATGGGTGGAAACAGAAGGTCATTTTGGGCATATTATGAAACATCATGCCAGAACATCTGATCTTGCCATCGTTCCCCAGGGAGAGGACCAGCTGGGCGATGTCATGGGCGATATTCCGGATTTTATTCTTAACAGCGGCATAGCCAGTCTAGCCGTCCCAAGAGAAAGACGGGAAAAATCTTTTGCCCAGAATATATTTATTGCCTGGAATAGCAGCAAAGAAAGTATTCAAGCCATTCATGCGGCCCTGCCGCTACTTAAACTGGCAAAAAATGTAACTGTCCTATCCGTCTGTGAAGAAAATAAGGATGAGGTCAAAACGGCTGATATCTGTAAAAACCTTGCCCGACATGATGTAAATATATCTGGCATGACCATTCCGCTTCATGTAAATCCGGGGGCAAAAATACTGGAAGTCTGTCTGGAAAAAAGAGCAGATCTTATCGTTTCAGGAGCCTGGGCACATAGCCGGCTGACCGAACTGATCTATGGCGGTGTTACGAAAACTTTGTTCAACAATCAGCAGATACCTGTACTCTTTGCCCATTAA
- a CDS encoding ATP-binding protein, with product MTRHRLTANIDQASENLEELTRIRKQAARLEAIVHSQPDCVKIVSSDYKLIDMNEAGLEMVDAGSLEDVKGACLLDLVDPEFHELFKESVDLAYRGKPSEIEFNITGLNGSKRRMSQRAAPIFDRDNPDHVIEMVAVTRDISDKHATLASLEDAKIMAEEASKLKSNFLATMSHEFRTPLNAILGFSEIIKSKSLGEIGIPKYEEYIEDIYNSGRHLLDIINDVLDISEIEAKKRIFLKEEIDLEDVALECLSTVNILAQEKQIIMSANIGANLPRIYADKRSIKQILINLLSNAVKFSHDGSVVILSIYDNGKFLKINIKDTGIGISKEFMKDIAKPFFRGQAEADITAPGTGLGLSIVKSLISEHDAQMEIESEEHVGTTVKLSFPINS from the coding sequence ATGACGCGCCACCGCTTAACAGCAAATATTGACCAGGCTTCCGAAAATCTTGAGGAACTGACCAGAATCCGCAAGCAAGCGGCCCGTCTTGAAGCGATTGTCCATAGTCAGCCGGATTGCGTAAAAATTGTCAGTTCAGATTATAAACTCATAGATATGAATGAAGCCGGTCTGGAAATGGTGGATGCCGGCTCACTGGAAGACGTGAAGGGGGCCTGTCTTCTTGATCTTGTTGATCCTGAGTTTCATGAACTCTTTAAAGAGAGCGTTGATCTGGCGTATCGTGGAAAGCCATCCGAAATTGAATTTAATATCACCGGGTTAAACGGAAGCAAAAGACGTATGAGTCAGCGTGCAGCGCCCATTTTTGACCGGGATAATCCGGACCATGTCATTGAAATGGTTGCTGTGACCCGTGATATCAGTGATAAACATGCAACCCTTGCTTCCCTTGAAGATGCAAAAATTATGGCTGAGGAAGCCAGCAAGCTAAAATCTAATTTTCTGGCAACGATGTCTCATGAGTTCAGAACGCCCCTTAACGCCATTTTGGGGTTCAGTGAAATCATCAAATCTAAAAGCCTGGGTGAAATTGGCATTCCGAAATATGAAGAATATATTGAAGATATCTATAATAGCGGCAGACACCTGCTTGATATTATCAATGATGTTCTGGACATTTCCGAGATTGAGGCAAAGAAGCGGATTTTTCTAAAGGAGGAAATTGACCTCGAAGATGTTGCACTCGAATGTCTGAGTACGGTCAATATACTGGCGCAGGAAAAGCAGATTATAATGTCAGCCAACATCGGAGCCAACCTGCCCAGGATTTATGCTGACAAGCGGTCCATAAAGCAGATTTTGATTAACCTGCTTTCCAATGCGGTTAAGTTTTCTCATGATGGTTCAGTGGTCATATTAAGCATATATGACAATGGTAAATTTCTAAAAATCAATATCAAGGATACAGGCATTGGAATTTCCAAGGAATTTATGAAAGATATCGCCAAACCATTTTTCCGGGGTCAGGCAGAAGCGGATATAACGGCCCCCGGCACTGGCCTTGGCCTTTCCATTGTAAAATCACTGATTAGTGAACATGATGCACAGATGGAAATTGAGAGTGAAGAGCATGTGGGCACCACAGTAAAGCTCTCCTTCCCCATTAATTCATAG